From the Billgrantia sulfidoxydans genome, one window contains:
- a CDS encoding 2OG-Fe(II) oxygenase has protein sequence MPLLARPAFAASALPQLIDALVEQGWFIGEGFLDAELCHDLHRELAEMAEREALAAAGIGRGDEHQLRRDIRGDAIRWLDRESLAQRRYLEAMGELQRELNQALYLGLFEYEAHFAHYPPGAFYKKHLDSFRGRANRVVSTVGYLNPGWPADGGGEMAIFAVDDPEREVARVRPEAGNFACFLSEDVPHEVLPTRLPRASIAGWFRRNASLGGRVDPAR, from the coding sequence ATGCCGCTTCTTGCTCGCCCGGCCTTCGCGGCCAGCGCCCTGCCCCAGTTGATCGATGCCCTGGTGGAACAGGGCTGGTTCATCGGCGAGGGGTTCCTCGACGCCGAGCTGTGTCACGACCTGCATCGGGAGCTTGCGGAGATGGCCGAGCGCGAGGCACTGGCCGCCGCCGGCATCGGTCGCGGCGACGAGCACCAGCTGCGCCGCGACATCCGCGGCGATGCCATTCGCTGGCTCGACCGCGAGAGCCTGGCCCAGCGCCGCTATCTCGAGGCCATGGGCGAGCTGCAGCGCGAGCTGAACCAGGCGCTGTACCTGGGGCTGTTCGAATACGAGGCCCACTTCGCCCACTACCCGCCGGGCGCCTTCTACAAGAAGCATCTCGACAGCTTTCGTGGGCGCGCCAACCGGGTCGTCTCCACGGTAGGCTACCTCAACCCCGGCTGGCCCGCGGACGGCGGCGGCGAGATGGCGATCTTCGCCGTCGACGACCCCGAGCGGGAGGTGGCCCGGGTGCGTCCCGAGGCCGGCAACTTCGCCTGCTTTCTCTCCGAAGACGTGCCCCACGAGGTGCTGCCGACCCGCCTGCCGCGGGCCAGCATTGCCGGCTGGTTCCGGCGCAACGCCTCGCTGGGCGGTCGGGTGGACCCGGCGCGCTGA
- a CDS encoding CoA pyrophosphatase: MLEKLRQRLQAHAPHRLRLDMPQAAVLMPIVDRPEPTLLFTRRAGHLNTHSGQVAFPGGKREEADRDLLATALRESHEEIALPPERVELLGRLSDVISLHGILVTPYVGLIPPDLPLAPDPTELDAIFEVPLALFLEDRRHHTDVIPVNGRPHYVPSYHTQGQVIWGLSAMMLVELLAEGFERPISLFEEPPHGRLCYFPERLLRSSKTETRLS; encoded by the coding sequence ATGTTAGAGAAACTTCGCCAGCGCCTGCAAGCGCACGCTCCGCACCGCCTGCGCCTCGACATGCCCCAGGCCGCGGTCCTGATGCCGATCGTCGACCGCCCCGAACCGACGCTGCTGTTCACCCGCCGGGCGGGCCATCTCAACACCCACAGCGGGCAGGTGGCGTTTCCCGGCGGCAAGCGCGAAGAGGCCGACCGCGACCTGCTGGCCACCGCCCTGCGCGAATCCCACGAGGAGATCGCCCTGCCGCCGGAGCGGGTCGAGCTGCTGGGCCGCCTGTCGGACGTGATCTCGCTGCACGGCATCCTGGTCACGCCCTACGTGGGCCTGATCCCGCCGGACCTGCCGCTGGCACCCGACCCGACCGAGCTCGACGCCATTTTCGAGGTGCCGCTCGCGCTGTTCCTCGAGGATCGTCGCCACCACACCGACGTGATCCCGGTGAACGGCCGCCCCCACTACGTGCCCAGCTACCATACCCAGGGCCAGGTGATCTGGGGCCTCTCGGCGATGATGCTGGTGGAGCTGCTGGCGGAGGGTTTCGAGCGCCCCATCAGCTTGTTCGAGGAGCCGCCCCACGGCAGGCTATGCTATTTTCCCGAACGCCTGCTGCGCAGCTCGAAGACCGAGACGCGCCTTTCCTGA
- a CDS encoding ABC transporter substrate-binding protein, with protein MKLAYAFPLAGLAVATAAQAETITVATVNNNDMVIMQSLTEAFEEAHPDIEVNWVVLEENVLRQRLTTDIATDGGQFDVMTIGTYEAPIWAERGWLVALDDLPEAYREDDLLKPVRDGLSHEGTLYALPFYAESSMLYYRTDLFEEAGIEMPEQPSWEEVREWAAELHDPDNQLAGICLRGKPGWGENMAFVSTLVNTFGGRWFDEEWNPELDSPAWQEAIAFYVDLLGNYGPPGASSNGFNENLALFSRGNCAMWVDATSAAGKLYNPAESQVADRLGFAPAPVAETPKGAHWLWSWALAIPASSEKQEAAQAFLTWATSQEYIELVGESEGWTSVPPGTRESTYENERYQEEAPFAGFVLDAINSADPTDSTLEPSPYVGVQFVGIPEFQSIGTQVGQTIASALTGDTSVEQALQSAQRATERTMQRAGY; from the coding sequence ATGAAGCTCGCTTACGCCTTTCCTCTGGCCGGTCTGGCCGTTGCCACTGCGGCCCAGGCCGAGACCATCACCGTGGCCACGGTCAACAACAACGACATGGTGATCATGCAGAGCCTGACCGAGGCCTTCGAGGAGGCCCATCCGGACATCGAGGTCAACTGGGTGGTGCTCGAGGAGAACGTGCTGCGTCAGCGCCTGACTACCGACATCGCCACCGACGGCGGTCAGTTCGACGTCATGACCATCGGCACCTACGAGGCACCGATCTGGGCCGAGCGCGGCTGGCTGGTCGCGCTCGATGACCTGCCCGAGGCCTACCGCGAGGATGACCTGCTCAAGCCGGTGCGCGACGGCCTCTCCCACGAGGGCACCCTCTACGCGCTGCCGTTCTACGCCGAGAGTTCGATGCTCTACTACCGCACCGACCTGTTCGAGGAGGCCGGCATCGAGATGCCCGAGCAGCCGAGCTGGGAGGAGGTGCGTGAATGGGCGGCCGAGCTGCACGATCCCGACAACCAGCTGGCCGGCATCTGCCTGCGTGGCAAGCCGGGCTGGGGCGAGAACATGGCGTTTGTCTCCACCCTGGTGAATACCTTCGGCGGACGCTGGTTCGACGAGGAGTGGAATCCCGAGCTCGACTCACCGGCCTGGCAGGAGGCGATCGCTTTCTACGTCGACCTGCTCGGCAACTATGGCCCGCCGGGGGCCAGCTCCAACGGTTTCAACGAGAACCTGGCGCTGTTCTCGCGCGGCAACTGCGCCATGTGGGTCGACGCCACCTCGGCCGCGGGCAAGCTCTACAACCCGGCCGAATCGCAGGTGGCCGATCGCCTCGGCTTCGCTCCGGCGCCGGTAGCCGAGACGCCCAAGGGGGCGCACTGGCTGTGGTCGTGGGCATTGGCCATCCCCGCCTCCTCGGAGAAGCAGGAGGCCGCCCAGGCCTTCCTGACCTGGGCCACCTCCCAGGAGTACATCGAACTCGTCGGCGAGAGCGAGGGCTGGACCAGCGTGCCGCCCGGCACACGCGAGTCGACCTACGAGAATGAGCGGTACCAGGAGGAGGCACCCTTCGCCGGCTTCGTCCTCGACGCCATCAATAGCGCCGATCCCACCGATTCGACGCTGGAGCCGAGCCCCTATGTCGGCGTGCAGTTCGTCGGCATCCCCGAGTTCCAGTCGATCGGCACCCAGGTGGGCCAGACCATCGCCTCGGCGCTGACCGGCGATACCAGCGTCGAGCAGGCGCTGCAGAGCGCCCAGCGCGCCACCGAGCGCACCATGCAGCGCGCCGGTTACTGA
- a CDS encoding copper-binding protein: protein MFKVAFVAGLLAAGSALAGSDHGHGKHSSPAVDDTQQQQLRTAEGIGTVQSIAQDGSSVMLAHGPIAELRWPAMTMEMTLADPALAERIGIEDRVRFVLRQTGETDYEIVSLEPVD from the coding sequence ATGTTTAAGGTAGCCTTCGTGGCGGGCCTGCTCGCCGCTGGATCGGCCCTGGCCGGTAGCGATCACGGACATGGCAAGCATTCGAGTCCAGCAGTTGATGACACCCAGCAACAGCAGCTGCGCACGGCAGAGGGTATCGGCACCGTGCAGTCTATCGCCCAGGATGGCAGTAGCGTGATGCTGGCGCACGGGCCCATCGCCGAGCTTCGCTGGCCGGCGATGACCATGGAGATGACCCTGGCGGACCCTGCCTTGGCCGAACGGATCGGCATCGAGGATCGGGTGCGTTTCGTGCTGCGCCAGACAGGCGAGACCGATTACGAGATCGTCTCGCTCGAGCCTGTCGATTAA
- a CDS encoding ABC transporter ATP-binding protein, giving the protein MATLQLHNIVKRFDDTEVIKGVDLEVNDREFVVFVGPSGCGKSTLLRIIAGLESATSGDIMIDGKRINEVGPAERGLAMVFQSYALYPHMTVEDNMGFSLKLAGVPKEERRRKVREAASILQLEPLLERKPKALSGGQRQRVAIGRAIVRNPSIFLFDEPLSNLDAALRVQMRIELARLHEELDATMIYVTHDQIEAMTMADKIVVLQGGVVEQVGSPMELYHHPRNRFVAGFIGSPKMNFLQVKLVEASPTGVEVRLPDGATCIVQVDGTGLNDESLTLGIRPEHLQIDSEGPLSGRIEVIERLGGVTSLYVRMQDTLVTVSADGNVENRVGDTLRFGFDRTCAHLFDAADLALPSLARHPLAGLNRQDNRSPSVAGGQ; this is encoded by the coding sequence ATGGCAACGCTACAGCTTCATAACATCGTCAAGCGCTTCGACGACACCGAGGTGATCAAGGGCGTCGACCTGGAGGTCAACGATCGCGAGTTCGTGGTCTTCGTCGGCCCCTCCGGCTGCGGCAAGTCGACCCTGCTGCGCATCATCGCCGGGCTCGAGAGCGCCACCAGCGGCGACATCATGATCGACGGCAAGCGCATCAACGAGGTCGGCCCCGCCGAGCGCGGCCTGGCGATGGTGTTCCAGAGCTACGCGCTCTACCCGCACATGACCGTCGAGGACAACATGGGCTTCAGCCTCAAGCTCGCCGGCGTACCCAAGGAGGAGCGTCGGCGCAAGGTGCGCGAGGCGGCCTCGATCCTGCAGCTCGAACCGCTGCTCGAACGCAAGCCCAAGGCGCTCTCCGGCGGCCAGCGCCAGCGCGTGGCCATCGGCCGCGCCATCGTGCGCAACCCCAGCATCTTCCTGTTCGACGAGCCGCTCTCCAACCTCGACGCCGCGCTGCGAGTGCAGATGCGCATCGAGCTGGCGCGCCTGCACGAGGAGCTCGACGCCACCATGATCTACGTCACCCACGACCAGATCGAGGCCATGACCATGGCCGACAAGATCGTCGTGCTGCAGGGCGGCGTGGTCGAGCAGGTGGGCTCGCCGATGGAGCTCTACCACCACCCGCGCAACCGCTTCGTGGCCGGCTTCATCGGTTCGCCGAAGATGAATTTCCTGCAGGTGAAGCTTGTGGAAGCCAGTCCCACAGGCGTCGAGGTTCGCTTGCCGGACGGTGCGACCTGCATAGTGCAGGTGGATGGCACTGGCCTGAACGATGAGTCACTGACGCTGGGCATACGCCCCGAGCACCTGCAGATCGATTCCGAAGGGCCGCTCTCGGGGCGCATCGAAGTGATCGAGCGTCTCGGCGGGGTCACCTCGCTCTACGTGCGCATGCAGGACACCCTGGTCACCGTGAGCGCCGACGGCAACGTCGAGAACCGGGTCGGCGATACCCTGCGCTTCGGCTTCGACCGCACCTGCGCCCATCTTTTCGATGCCGCGGACCTGGCCCTGCCCAGCCTGGCGCGCCACCCTCTGGCCGGGCTCAACCGCCAGGACAATCGTTCCCCGTCCGTGGCGGGCGGCCAATGA
- a CDS encoding carbohydrate ABC transporter permease, with protein MTTYKTKQALPAEGHLATTPASEVRARHTPLVPSVGARRIWLTLLGWGIALFIFFPILWMVLTGFKSEAEAIADPSLIFTPTLESYVAVQARADYFKFAMNSVVVAFGSTLLALLIAIPSAYAMAFLPTKRTKGTLLWMLSTKMLPPVGVLVPIYLLFRDVGLLDTRTGLVIVYTLMNLPIVVWMLYTFFKDLPRDILEAGRMDGASTLQEVLYLLLPLTLPGIASTGLLSVILSWNEAFWSLNLTSSSAAPLTAYIASFSSPEGLFWAKLSAASTMAIAPILVFGWLTQKQMVRGLTFGAVK; from the coding sequence ATGACCACTTACAAGACCAAGCAGGCCCTGCCGGCCGAGGGACACCTGGCCACCACGCCAGCCAGCGAGGTGCGGGCCCGGCACACGCCGCTGGTGCCCAGCGTCGGTGCACGGCGGATCTGGCTCACGCTGCTGGGCTGGGGGATCGCACTGTTCATCTTCTTCCCCATCCTGTGGATGGTGCTGACCGGCTTCAAGAGCGAAGCCGAGGCAATCGCCGACCCCAGCCTGATCTTCACCCCGACGCTTGAGAGCTACGTCGCCGTGCAGGCCCGGGCCGACTACTTCAAGTTCGCCATGAACAGCGTGGTGGTGGCCTTCGGCTCGACCCTGCTGGCGCTGCTCATCGCCATACCATCGGCCTATGCCATGGCCTTCCTGCCCACCAAGCGCACCAAGGGCACGCTGCTGTGGATGCTCTCCACCAAGATGCTGCCGCCGGTGGGCGTGCTGGTGCCGATCTACCTGCTGTTCCGCGACGTCGGGCTGCTCGACACCCGCACCGGGCTGGTCATCGTCTACACCCTGATGAACCTGCCGATCGTGGTGTGGATGCTCTACACCTTCTTCAAGGACCTGCCGCGGGACATCCTCGAGGCGGGGCGCATGGACGGCGCCAGCACGCTGCAGGAGGTGCTCTACCTGCTGCTGCCGCTGACCCTGCCGGGCATCGCCTCCACCGGGCTGCTGTCGGTGATCTTGAGCTGGAACGAGGCGTTCTGGAGTCTCAACCTGACCTCCTCCAGCGCCGCCCCGCTCACCGCCTACATCGCCTCGTTCTCGAGCCCCGAGGGGTTGTTCTGGGCCAAGCTCTCCGCCGCTTCCACGATGGCCATCGCCCCGATCCTGGTGTTCGGCTGGCTCACCCAGAAACAGATGGTACGCGGCCTCACCTTCGGCGCCGTCAAGTAA
- a CDS encoding response regulator transcription factor: MTEPTAAPCIAVVDDDEALRDSLAWLLDSVGLATRAFADGEAFLAADPDAFDAVLLDVRMPGLSGLQVQQRLNERDTTVPVIFMTGHGDVPMAVAALKSGAFDFIEKPFNHQQLIDAVQQALAEHQRQRAVRERLDALRERYNALRPKEREILVLVAEGLTSREIAEHLEVSAKTVEVYRLRGMKALGAGSLAELVRLCVALGLVEALPK, encoded by the coding sequence GTGACCGAGCCCACCGCCGCCCCCTGTATCGCCGTGGTCGACGATGACGAGGCGCTGCGCGACTCGCTGGCCTGGCTGCTCGACTCCGTGGGGCTGGCCACCCGCGCCTTCGCCGATGGCGAGGCATTCCTCGCCGCCGATCCGGACGCCTTCGACGCCGTGCTGCTGGACGTACGCATGCCGGGGCTCTCCGGCCTGCAGGTCCAGCAGCGACTCAACGAGCGCGACACCACCGTGCCGGTGATCTTCATGACCGGCCACGGCGACGTGCCCATGGCCGTCGCCGCGCTCAAGTCCGGTGCCTTCGACTTCATCGAGAAGCCCTTCAATCACCAGCAGCTGATCGATGCCGTTCAGCAGGCCCTGGCCGAGCATCAGCGCCAGCGCGCGGTGCGTGAACGGCTCGACGCCCTGCGCGAGCGTTATAACGCCCTGCGGCCCAAGGAGCGCGAGATCCTGGTGCTCGTCGCCGAAGGTCTGACCAGCCGCGAGATCGCCGAGCATCTCGAGGTCAGCGCCAAGACGGTGGAGGTCTATCGCCTGCGGGGCATGAAGGCGCTGGGCGCCGGCAGCCTGGCCGAGCTGGTGCGCCTCTGCGTGGCGCTGGGGCTGGTGGAAGCGTTGCCGAAATAG
- a CDS encoding HAD family hydrolase translates to METLIFDCDGVLVDSEIVAEATLAQQLGELLPDIPEDVALRQALGMTTAAILAQLERQSVHRLPADALERIDGAIEARLAEELRAVEGVAETLARIELPLAIVSNSRRRRVLASLAVTGLDARLGEVPLFTADEVERPKPAPDLYLLAARRMGRAPGDCLVVEDSVSGVTAAHAAGMTVIGFTGASHIEAGHAERLHQAGAWRVLPAMHGLEALIQQWREQRRTGAKVATSETNEENPR, encoded by the coding sequence ATGGAGACACTGATCTTCGATTGCGACGGCGTGCTGGTGGACAGCGAGATCGTCGCCGAGGCCACGCTGGCCCAGCAGCTCGGCGAGCTGCTGCCGGACATCCCCGAGGACGTCGCCCTGCGCCAGGCGCTGGGCATGACCACCGCGGCGATCCTCGCGCAGCTGGAGCGGCAGAGCGTGCATCGGCTGCCGGCGGATGCGCTGGAGCGCATCGATGGCGCCATCGAGGCGCGTCTGGCCGAGGAGCTGCGTGCCGTCGAGGGGGTGGCGGAAACGCTGGCGCGGATCGAGCTGCCGCTGGCCATCGTCTCCAACAGCCGTCGCCGGCGGGTGCTGGCCTCGCTGGCCGTGACCGGACTCGACGCCCGGCTGGGCGAGGTGCCGCTGTTCACCGCCGACGAGGTCGAACGACCCAAGCCGGCCCCCGACCTCTACCTGCTGGCGGCGCGCCGGATGGGCCGGGCGCCGGGCGACTGCCTGGTGGTCGAGGACAGCGTTTCCGGCGTGACGGCGGCCCATGCCGCCGGCATGACGGTGATCGGCTTCACCGGCGCCAGCCATATCGAGGCGGGGCACGCCGAGCGGTTGCATCAGGCCGGGGCGTGGCGGGTCCTGCCGGCCATGCACGGTCTGGAGGCATTGATCCAGCAGTGGCGCGAGCAACGCCGCACCGGCGCGAAGGTGGCCACCAGCGAAACCAACGAGGAAAACCCGAGATGA
- a CDS encoding carbohydrate ABC transporter permease, which yields MSKTRASGRTVGGLRSLSLQAPAVTLLLLWMLVPLGMTVWFSLQRYNLLMPGMESFAGLENYEYLFTDPALWRAMGNTLLLVGSVLVITVGGGVLLAVLFQQEFPGRGIARVLAISPFFVMPTVSALVWKNMMMHPSNGVLAWLAGVFGLPAVDWFSSLPLTSIIIIVAWQWLPFALLILLTAMQSLDDDQVEAARMDGAGPIAVFFYITLPHLKRAISVVIMIEMIFLLTIFAEIYVTTSGGPGLATTNLAFLIYIQALLDFDVGLASAGGVVAIILANIVAIFLVRLVARNLES from the coding sequence ATGAGCAAGACGCGCGCCTCGGGGCGTACCGTCGGCGGCCTGCGCTCGCTGTCCCTGCAGGCCCCTGCGGTCACGCTGTTGCTGCTGTGGATGCTGGTCCCACTGGGCATGACCGTATGGTTCTCGCTGCAGCGCTACAACCTGCTGATGCCCGGCATGGAGAGCTTTGCCGGCCTGGAGAACTACGAGTACCTGTTCACCGACCCGGCGCTGTGGCGTGCCATGGGCAATACCTTGCTGCTGGTGGGCTCGGTGCTGGTGATCACCGTGGGCGGCGGCGTGCTGCTGGCCGTGCTGTTCCAGCAGGAGTTTCCCGGCCGCGGCATCGCCCGGGTGCTGGCCATCTCGCCGTTCTTCGTCATGCCCACGGTCAGCGCGCTGGTGTGGAAGAACATGATGATGCACCCCTCCAATGGGGTGCTGGCGTGGCTCGCCGGGGTGTTCGGCCTGCCGGCGGTGGACTGGTTCTCGTCGCTGCCGCTGACCTCGATCATCATCATCGTTGCCTGGCAGTGGCTGCCGTTCGCGCTGCTGATCCTGCTCACTGCCATGCAGTCGCTCGACGACGACCAGGTCGAGGCGGCGCGCATGGACGGGGCGGGGCCCATCGCGGTGTTCTTCTACATCACGCTGCCGCACCTCAAGCGCGCCATCAGCGTGGTGATCATGATCGAGATGATCTTCCTGTTGACGATCTTCGCCGAGATCTACGTCACCACCTCCGGTGGGCCGGGGCTGGCCACCACCAATCTGGCCTTCCTGATCTACATCCAGGCGCTGCTCGACTTCGACGTCGGCCTGGCCTCCGCCGGCGGGGTAGTCGCCATCATCCTGGCCAATATCGTCGCCATCTTCCTGGTCCGGCTGGTGGCCAGGAACCTGGAAAGCTGA
- a CDS encoding NUDIX hydrolase: MNFCSHCGQPVRFAIPAGDDRPRYLCDACGSIHYQNPRIVAGTLPVSGSRVLLCRRAISPRKGYWTLPAGFMENAETTLDAAARETREEACAEVDIHGLYTLINLPHINQVYMIFRADLAGSFSAGPESLEVALFEEHEIPWDELAFPTIERTLRHFYADRDSDHYPLHISDITAEDRERYFGSA, encoded by the coding sequence ATGAACTTCTGCAGCCACTGTGGCCAACCCGTGCGCTTCGCGATCCCGGCAGGGGACGACCGGCCCAGGTACCTGTGCGACGCCTGCGGCTCGATCCACTACCAGAACCCGCGTATCGTGGCCGGCACGCTGCCGGTGAGCGGTTCGCGCGTGCTGCTCTGCCGCCGGGCGATCTCGCCGCGCAAGGGCTACTGGACCCTGCCGGCGGGGTTCATGGAAAACGCCGAGACCACCCTGGATGCCGCCGCCCGCGAGACCCGCGAGGAGGCCTGCGCCGAGGTCGACATCCATGGGCTCTACACCCTGATCAACCTGCCGCACATCAACCAGGTTTACATGATCTTCCGCGCCGACCTCGCCGGCAGTTTCTCGGCCGGGCCCGAGAGCCTCGAGGTGGCGCTGTTCGAGGAGCATGAGATCCCCTGGGACGAACTCGCCTTTCCCACCATCGAGCGCACCCTGCGCCACTTCTACGCCGATCGTGACAGCGATCACTACCCGCTGCACATCAGCGACATCACCGCCGAGGATCGCGAACGCTACTTTGGTTCCGCGTAA
- a CDS encoding sugar-binding transcriptional regulator, whose product MDKFELKLDQAARAAWLSYVGGRTQDEIASQLGVSRPGVQRLLALARQEGLVKVHIDHPLANCMVMSDAILQRFGLEFCDVVPADPEAPESSAHYLAVAGAERLSKLIERSEPLTLSLGTGRSVRATVEALSRIERPQHRFVSLVGNVARDGSANRYDGVMVLADKTGGERFLLPAPVVAGSVEEKEAMLGQRLFQAIVEVAKDAEAAYIGVGRIDRQATLFQDHFISEAELDELLSRQAVGELLGWPLDRNGAVIECSITRRVTSLPLTMFRDQTLVALAGGRDKGPAILAALRGGWLKGLITDENAARYILEHEC is encoded by the coding sequence GTGGACAAGTTCGAGCTGAAGCTGGACCAGGCGGCGCGTGCGGCCTGGCTCTCCTACGTGGGAGGGCGTACCCAGGACGAGATCGCCAGCCAGCTCGGCGTGTCGCGCCCCGGCGTGCAGCGGCTGCTGGCCCTGGCGCGACAGGAGGGGCTGGTCAAGGTGCATATCGATCATCCGCTGGCCAACTGCATGGTGATGTCGGACGCCATCCTGCAGCGCTTCGGGCTCGAATTCTGCGACGTGGTGCCGGCCGACCCGGAAGCCCCCGAGAGCAGCGCCCACTACCTGGCGGTGGCGGGGGCGGAGCGGCTGTCCAAGCTGATCGAGCGCTCCGAGCCGCTGACCCTGTCATTGGGCACCGGGCGCTCGGTGCGCGCCACGGTGGAGGCGCTCAGCCGCATCGAGCGGCCCCAGCACCGCTTCGTCTCGCTGGTCGGCAACGTCGCCCGCGACGGTTCCGCCAACCGCTATGACGGGGTGATGGTGCTGGCCGACAAGACCGGCGGCGAGCGTTTCCTGCTGCCGGCGCCGGTGGTGGCCGGCTCGGTGGAGGAGAAGGAGGCGATGCTCGGCCAGCGCCTGTTCCAGGCCATCGTCGAGGTCGCCAAGGACGCCGAGGCGGCCTATATCGGCGTGGGGCGCATCGACCGCCAGGCGACCCTGTTCCAGGATCACTTCATCAGCGAGGCCGAACTCGACGAGCTGCTTTCGCGCCAGGCCGTGGGTGAGCTGCTCGGCTGGCCGCTCGACCGCAACGGCGCCGTCATCGAGTGCTCCATCACCCGGCGCGTGACCAGCCTGCCGCTGACGATGTTCCGCGACCAGACCCTGGTCGCACTGGCCGGGGGCCGCGACAAGGGCCCGGCCATTCTCGCCGCGCTGCGCGGCGGCTGGCTCAAGGGGCTCATCACCGACGAGAACGCCGCCCGCTATATCCTCGAACACGAGTGCTGA
- a CDS encoding PAS domain-containing sensor histidine kinase, with protein MASEIEALRARLAELEARSTALETRVTELDEEKRHYQWLAESTTDLISRHARDGTFLYASKAARDLLGYEPEELIGVSAYDLFHPSDLADLLNKSPRVYYHDGFYQQTYRFRAKDGHYVWFETTSRTRRDPASGELIDVLCVSRDVGRRIRAEANRERLARVVESTTDYVLFCDGDERLFYSNEAARRLLGLPREGLDARLERAYTPASLSILREIVLPAVARYGSWSGELEMPGPRGPVPVLSVVLAHRGPGAEPDHLSLLNRDIGLRKAAEAQARRHQEQIAHANRLATTGELASNIAHELNQPLGAIANYVSGALIQLRADPGRPARDLTLPLERIDAQVQRLGERLRHIRTFVRKGQTRPRPVALIEVVDAACRLCEWQYQQAGIALDHELEEALPRVQADPIALEQVLVNLLLNALEASRERPGATRVEIHAHRSGRREVTFRVSDQGPGISHDEAQAIFTPFHSSRPEGLGMGLAISRSLMEAMGGSLSLADGSDGATFTGTLLAEPSPSYRRQPPRSQP; from the coding sequence ATGGCAAGCGAGATCGAGGCGCTGCGTGCACGCCTGGCCGAGCTCGAGGCCCGCAGCACCGCGCTCGAAACGAGGGTCACCGAACTCGACGAGGAGAAGCGCCACTATCAATGGCTGGCGGAGAGCACCACCGACCTGATCTCGCGCCACGCCCGCGACGGCACCTTCCTCTACGCCTCGAAGGCCGCCCGCGACCTGCTCGGCTACGAACCCGAGGAACTGATCGGCGTGTCGGCCTACGACCTGTTCCATCCCTCGGACCTGGCCGACCTGCTCAACAAGTCGCCGCGGGTCTACTACCACGACGGCTTCTACCAGCAGACCTACCGTTTCCGCGCCAAGGATGGGCACTACGTATGGTTCGAGACCACCAGCCGCACCCGCCGCGACCCGGCCAGCGGCGAGCTGATCGACGTGCTCTGCGTCTCCCGCGACGTGGGGCGGCGCATTCGCGCCGAGGCCAACCGCGAACGCCTGGCCCGAGTGGTGGAATCGACCACCGACTACGTGCTGTTCTGCGACGGCGACGAGCGGCTGTTCTACTCCAACGAGGCGGCAAGGAGGCTGCTGGGCCTGCCGCGCGAAGGGCTCGACGCCCGCCTCGAGCGGGCCTATACGCCGGCATCGCTTTCCATCCTGCGCGAGATTGTGCTGCCCGCCGTGGCCCGCTACGGCTCCTGGAGCGGCGAACTGGAGATGCCGGGCCCCAGGGGGCCGGTGCCGGTGCTCAGCGTGGTGCTGGCCCACCGCGGCCCCGGCGCCGAGCCCGACCACCTCTCCCTGCTCAACCGTGACATCGGCCTGCGCAAGGCCGCCGAGGCACAGGCCCGGCGCCACCAGGAGCAGATCGCCCACGCCAACCGCCTGGCCACCACCGGCGAACTGGCCTCCAATATCGCCCACGAACTCAACCAGCCGCTGGGCGCCATCGCCAACTACGTCAGCGGAGCATTGATCCAGCTGCGTGCCGACCCTGGGCGCCCGGCCAGAGACCTGACCCTGCCCCTCGAGCGCATCGACGCGCAGGTGCAGCGGCTGGGCGAGCGCCTGCGCCACATCCGCACCTTCGTGCGCAAGGGCCAGACCCGGCCGCGCCCGGTCGCGCTGATCGAGGTGGTCGACGCCGCCTGCCGTCTGTGCGAGTGGCAGTACCAGCAGGCCGGCATTGCCCTCGACCACGAGCTGGAGGAAGCGCTTCCACGCGTCCAGGCCGACCCCATCGCCCTGGAGCAGGTACTGGTCAACCTGCTGCTCAACGCGCTGGAAGCGAGCCGCGAACGCCCCGGCGCAACACGGGTGGAAATTCACGCACACCGGAGCGGGCGCCGCGAGGTCACCTTCCGCGTCAGCGACCAGGGCCCCGGCATCTCGCATGACGAGGCACAGGCGATCTTCACACCGTTTCACTCCAGCCGCCCGGAAGGGCTCGGCATGGGACTCGCCATCAGCCGCTCGCTGATGGAAGCGATGGGCGGCAGCCTGAGCCTGGCCGACGGTTCCGACGGTGCCACCTTTACCGGTACACTGCTGGCCGAGCCCAGCCCCTCTTACCGTCGACAGCCGCCCCGGAGCCAGCCGTGA